A window from Cydia pomonella isolate Wapato2018A chromosome 8, ilCydPomo1, whole genome shotgun sequence encodes these proteins:
- the LOC133520353 gene encoding zinc finger protein Noc — translation MVVLEDGGMMATNPNQYLQPDYLAPLPSSLDSKKSPLALLAQTCSQIGADTTPSKPLLPPLDKKKSVNSVSDTVIRSSPNSMKPDKPRSTPDNKHLAFKPYEANVVSKKPEERPSSKASSDSSDDKKSGKSTPGRKSTPPSGENGKNSPSNEQKSSPAGSSGTSPIIRSGLEVLGHGKDPLAAFKNLPGLSGFNPLAGLCCPPGMEQHANPAFRPPYAGAPFSAHHAAMLAAAAGFPGSSPNPYLGYARVKTPAGGETLVPVCKDPYCTGCQFSVNNHHLLMSNGSCPAGCTQCDHQKYNIAMAMALSQQGAAGGLPYPQLSRPYVCNWIVGESYCGKRFGNSEELLQHLRSHTTDGSTPSTVSSSQPSLLNPLNPLFTTAGLRGAYPTAPLSPLSASRYHPYSKAGLPAGLGASPYGAFNPALGPFYSPYAMYGQRLGAAAVHQ, via the exons ATGGTGGTGCTTGAAGACGGAGGAATGATGGCTACTAATCCTAATCAATATTTACAGCCTGATTATTTGGCTCCGCTTCCGTCCTCT TTGGACTCTAAGAAAAGCCCGCTTGCGCTTTTAGCGCAAACCTGCAGTCAGATTGGTGCGGACACAACCCCGTCCAAACCGCTGCTCCCGCCGCTCGACAAGAAGAAATCAGTGAATAGTGTTAGTGACACAGTTATTCGTTCATCACCAAACAGTATGAAACCGGACAAACCGCGTTCTACCCCGGACAACAAACATCTGGCTTTCAAACCTTATGAAGCCAATGTTGTGTCAAAGAAACCCGAGGAGCGCCCTTCATCTAAAGCTAGCTCCGACAGTTCGGACGACAAAAAATCAGGCAAGAGCACGCCTGGAAGGAAATCTACTCCACCATCCGGCGAAAATGGCAAAAATAGCCCATCCAATGAGCAGAAATCTTCACCCGCTGGCTCTTCAGGCACAAGCCCAATTATCCGATCTGGGTTAGAAGTTTTAGGACACGGAAAAGACCCGCTGGCAGCTTTCAAAAATCTGCCCGGATTATCTGGCTTCAATCCGCTTGCCGGCCTCTGCTGTCCTCCAGGGATGGAGCAGCATGCCAACCCTGCCTTCAGGCCGCCGTACGCCGGCGCTCCGTTCAGCGCTCACCACGCAGCCATGCTCGCTGCTGCCGCTGGATTCCCAGGATCATCCCCCAACCCGTACCTTGGCTACGCTAGAGTCAAAACGCCCGCCGGTGGAGAAACTCTAGTGCCAGTGTGCAAAGACCCCTACTGTACCGGATGCCAATTCTCAGTGAACAACCATCACCTCCTCATGAGCAACGGCAGCTGTCCCGCCGGGTGCACTCAGTGCGACCACCAAAAATACAACATCGCTATGGCGATGGCACTATCACAGCAAGGCGCCGCCGGCGGACTACCTTACCCGCAACTAAGCCGCCCGTACGTTTGCAACTGGATTGTCGGGGAATCTTACTGTGGGAAGCGATTTGGAAATTCTGAGGAGCTGCTGCAGCATTTGAGGAGTCATACGACGGACGGATCGACGCCATCGACGGTTTCCTCGTCACAGCCATCGCTGCTTAATCCCTTGAACCCGTTGTTTACCACAGCCGGCCTCCGCGGTGCATATCCGACGGCCCCGTTGAGTCCGCTCTCGGCCTCGCGGTACCACCCGTACTCGAAGGCCGGTCTCCCAGCCGGTCTCGGTGCATCCCCCTACGGTGCCTTCAACCCTGCACTAGGCCCGTTCTACTCGCCGTACGCGATGTACGGCCAAAGGCTCGGCGCGGCCGCCGTCCACCAGTAG